Proteins encoded by one window of Brevibacterium atlanticum:
- a CDS encoding IclR family transcriptional regulator, with protein sequence MAEVPALRRAIAILRHMAVSNRAITAGALVRSLEIPRSSAYDILAVLEELGLVARTDSGYVLGAGVHELGASYLRTNPLQRLAQPIVRQLAEDTAATAQLAVIRGWETEYVLKEQSLKSVAVITATGVRMPSYLTATGRAILAQLPKSEVLAMLQSETGFVTRTGKGPTSIKALNAVLAQERRVGWAIEHGEVTPGISTIAAPVFDVLGRPIAAVGLSLPDSVKVAGKDTDKGADKDSGKDLDKGTGADSDPLAPLVEKVIATAAEVTAKLR encoded by the coding sequence GTGGCTGAGGTTCCCGCGCTGCGCAGGGCGATCGCGATCCTGCGGCACATGGCGGTGTCGAACCGGGCGATCACGGCCGGTGCGCTGGTCAGGTCGTTGGAGATCCCTCGGTCGAGTGCCTATGACATCCTCGCCGTGCTCGAGGAGCTCGGACTCGTGGCGCGCACGGATTCCGGGTATGTGCTCGGGGCCGGTGTGCACGAGCTCGGGGCCTCTTACCTGCGGACGAACCCGCTGCAGCGGTTGGCGCAGCCGATCGTGCGCCAGCTCGCCGAAGACACGGCTGCGACAGCTCAGCTTGCCGTGATCCGCGGTTGGGAGACCGAGTACGTGCTCAAGGAGCAATCGCTGAAGTCCGTGGCCGTCATCACCGCGACCGGGGTGCGCATGCCCAGCTACCTCACCGCGACGGGGCGCGCGATCCTCGCGCAGCTGCCGAAGTCCGAGGTGCTCGCGATGCTGCAGTCCGAGACCGGATTCGTCACCCGCACAGGCAAGGGCCCGACCTCGATCAAGGCGCTCAACGCGGTCCTTGCCCAGGAGAGGCGAGTCGGCTGGGCGATCGAGCACGGCGAGGTGACACCGGGCATTTCGACGATCGCCGCGCCCGTGTTCGATGTGCTGGGCCGCCCGATCGCGGCCGTCGGACTGTCCCTGCCCGATAGTGTGAAGGTCGCGGGGAAGGACACGGACAAGGGTGCGGATAAGGACTCGGGGAAGGATCTGGATAAGGGGACTGGGGCGGACTCCGACCCGTTGGCGCCGCTCGTCGAAAAGGTCATCGCCACCGCCGCCGAGGTGACCGCGAAGCTGCGGTGA
- a CDS encoding CitMHS family transporter, translated as MVLSLIGYVSMLVILALLLWQKVSPIVALAGVPIVAALIVGNSPSEVSEFALSGITSVADVVVMFVFAIVFFGILRHVGFFDPIVQRIVRLGGSSPKAVTVATTLLATVAHLDGAGATTFLITIPAMLPIYQRLGMSRLTLTACVGLGAGVMNILPWGGPTARAAATVDVDANLVWTPLIPAQIVGIIAALGVAWFLGAREARRITNGKPCEFAEVIQAHRDTHTEHSSVEGADGGHSSSATIDTGTETGTDDENQTHDKSDPEAPSEKDFRNIPLWINGLLLLATLAVLMWGIVSPAVAFLVATIIALVINFRGLENQSRQFDISAKSAMLMASTLLAAGVLLGVLDESGMIDSMADSAVQVLPPGIMPVLPIIVAILGVPMSLFFGPDAYYFGVLPVLSAVGSNYGIDPVVLAQASVIGQETVGFPISPLTGSFYLLVGLANVPIGKHILGLIGWAWLVSIIMLVAAIVTGVIPLWTA; from the coding sequence ATGGTGCTTTCACTCATTGGATACGTATCAATGCTGGTGATTCTCGCTCTGCTCCTCTGGCAGAAGGTCTCACCGATCGTCGCTCTGGCCGGTGTCCCGATCGTGGCGGCGCTGATCGTCGGCAACTCACCCTCCGAAGTCAGTGAGTTCGCACTGTCTGGCATAACGAGCGTGGCCGACGTCGTCGTGATGTTCGTGTTCGCAATTGTCTTCTTCGGCATCCTTCGTCATGTCGGCTTCTTCGATCCGATTGTCCAGAGGATCGTCCGCCTCGGCGGCTCTTCACCGAAAGCTGTCACAGTAGCAACGACGCTGCTGGCCACCGTTGCTCATCTCGATGGAGCCGGTGCGACGACCTTTCTCATCACCATTCCCGCCATGCTGCCGATCTACCAACGCCTCGGGATGAGCAGACTGACCCTCACGGCCTGCGTCGGACTCGGCGCAGGGGTGATGAACATTCTCCCCTGGGGCGGGCCGACCGCACGTGCCGCAGCAACAGTCGACGTCGATGCCAATCTCGTGTGGACACCGCTCATTCCTGCCCAGATCGTCGGCATCATCGCCGCATTGGGGGTCGCATGGTTTCTCGGGGCACGTGAAGCGCGACGCATCACCAATGGCAAGCCCTGCGAGTTTGCTGAAGTTATACAGGCGCACCGCGATACCCACACCGAACATTCGTCTGTGGAGGGTGCCGACGGCGGCCACTCCTCTTCCGCAACAATCGACACTGGCACCGAGACTGGGACGGATGATGAGAACCAGACCCACGACAAAAGCGACCCGGAAGCTCCTTCTGAGAAGGATTTTCGGAATATTCCGCTGTGGATCAACGGACTGTTGCTGCTCGCCACTCTCGCCGTCCTCATGTGGGGCATCGTCTCTCCGGCCGTCGCCTTCCTCGTCGCGACGATCATCGCACTCGTCATCAACTTCCGCGGATTGGAGAATCAGTCGCGGCAGTTCGATATCAGCGCGAAATCAGCCATGCTCATGGCCAGCACCCTCCTTGCTGCCGGAGTTCTCCTCGGGGTCCTCGACGAGAGCGGCATGATCGACTCGATGGCAGACTCCGCTGTGCAGGTTCTTCCTCCCGGCATCATGCCTGTGCTCCCGATCATCGTCGCGATCCTGGGTGTGCCTATGAGTCTGTTCTTCGGCCCCGACGCCTACTACTTCGGAGTCCTTCCTGTCCTCTCCGCGGTCGGATCGAACTACGGTATTGATCCAGTAGTCCTCGCCCAGGCATCAGTCATCGGCCAGGAAACAGTCGGCTTCCCCATCAGCCCACTGACAGGGTCGTTCTACCTGCTCGTCGGACTCGCGAACGTTCCCATCGGAAAACACATCCTCGGCCTCATCGGCTGGGCCTGGTTGGTCAGTATCATCATGCTCGTTGCCGCAATCGTGACTGGAGTGATCCCCCTGTGGACAGCCTAA
- a CDS encoding acyclic terpene utilization AtuA family protein — MDSLNLSSLSGLSSSPKPKGHVRVGAGAGFAGDRLDPAIALAEYGQLDYLVFELLGERTVAAAQRRERVSAGTGFDPTLVDRIVSVARQCEANDTRIVTNGGAANPKAAAIAVADAIRDMGVNMTVAYISGDDVLGTVEDSDPVTWETGQPASASEGELISANAYLGSEPIRRALDSGAHIVITGRVADPSLYVGALAHHFRWDLRHADLIGRATVVGHLLECAGQVTGGYFADPVTKPVNGLAWLGFPFADVDSDAQAVIGKLDGTGGEVSARTCTEQLLYEVADPAAYITPDVTADFSHVRFEQLGDDRVRVSGGTGGPRPTELKVTLGYDSGWQGEGQITYSGPRSRERAELAASIVRERLSALHDVDPHEIFTEYIGMAAAFRGLLPVDSPAEVRLRIVGNARSQHGAAIFGDEVEALYTNGPAGGGGARKSVHNVISVKSCSLPRTTIEPSVSVNFIGGAQKEGTQ; from the coding sequence GTGGACAGCCTAAACCTGTCGAGCCTCTCGGGGCTCTCATCGTCTCCCAAACCGAAGGGCCACGTCCGGGTCGGTGCCGGAGCCGGCTTTGCCGGTGACCGGCTCGATCCTGCGATCGCCCTCGCCGAATACGGCCAGCTCGACTACCTGGTCTTCGAGCTCCTCGGCGAGCGCACTGTGGCCGCGGCTCAGCGGCGGGAACGAGTCTCCGCGGGCACCGGCTTCGATCCGACGTTAGTCGACAGGATCGTCTCGGTCGCTCGGCAGTGCGAAGCCAACGACACGCGCATCGTGACGAACGGCGGTGCAGCCAATCCGAAGGCTGCGGCCATTGCTGTCGCCGACGCGATCCGCGATATGGGCGTGAACATGACGGTTGCCTACATCTCAGGCGATGATGTGCTCGGCACCGTCGAAGATTCGGATCCGGTGACCTGGGAGACAGGACAACCCGCCTCGGCGTCCGAGGGCGAGTTGATCTCGGCCAATGCGTACCTCGGCAGCGAACCGATCCGGCGTGCTTTGGATTCGGGCGCACACATCGTCATCACGGGCCGGGTCGCTGACCCTTCGCTGTACGTCGGAGCACTGGCGCATCATTTCCGCTGGGATCTTCGACATGCCGATCTCATCGGTCGCGCCACCGTTGTCGGCCACCTTCTGGAATGTGCCGGTCAGGTGACCGGCGGATACTTCGCTGACCCGGTGACGAAACCTGTCAACGGACTTGCTTGGCTGGGGTTCCCGTTCGCCGACGTCGATTCCGACGCGCAGGCGGTCATCGGCAAACTCGATGGGACCGGTGGGGAGGTCTCGGCCCGCACCTGCACAGAACAGCTCCTCTACGAAGTTGCCGACCCAGCCGCTTACATCACTCCTGACGTCACCGCCGACTTCAGCCACGTGCGCTTCGAACAGCTGGGCGATGATCGCGTGCGCGTATCCGGTGGGACTGGTGGCCCGCGTCCAACGGAACTCAAAGTCACGCTCGGATACGACTCCGGTTGGCAGGGCGAAGGGCAGATCACTTACAGCGGGCCGCGGTCGCGGGAGCGCGCCGAGCTTGCGGCGTCGATCGTCCGTGAACGCCTCAGCGCACTCCATGACGTCGATCCTCACGAGATCTTCACCGAATACATTGGAATGGCGGCGGCATTCCGCGGTCTGCTGCCGGTCGATTCTCCCGCCGAGGTACGCCTCAGGATCGTTGGTAACGCACGTTCCCAGCACGGTGCGGCGATCTTCGGCGACGAGGTCGAAGCTCTCTACACGAATGGCCCCGCAGGCGGAGGAGGTGCGCGCAAATCCGTGCACAACGTCATCTCGGTCAAATCGTGCAGCCTGCCTCGTACGACCATCGAACCGTCGGTTTCAGTCAACTTCATCGGCGGCGCGCAGAAAGAAGGAACACAATGA
- a CDS encoding LysR family transcriptional regulator: MVINLAMYHLRTVEALHRLRSFTLAAEDMQISQPAVSRALAEVERRIGGRLFDRSTRSVVPTNLGDEISAHAAMAVGAYDEALSRISRHMNGDDGVVRLACLPSVTAALLPAVISDFRRDLPQVGLKIHDEPQEKVAEKILNGTVDLGILAIDSTIPPELEAEEVTSDRLVAIVPEGHPFARCDELIWNDFARENFIAFDSVTSIGPLVGHAFAKHDVAVETVQSARSIPAVGGLVSAGLGVSVVPEMVVPLVKFEGIESVPITPPIERVLVVVHRKRGPLPAVVERFRQRLLT; this comes from the coding sequence ATGGTTATCAATCTGGCGATGTACCACCTGCGCACCGTCGAAGCTCTGCATCGACTGCGCAGTTTCACCCTCGCCGCGGAGGATATGCAGATCAGTCAGCCCGCCGTGAGTCGTGCGCTGGCGGAAGTCGAGCGGCGAATCGGCGGCCGACTCTTCGACCGGAGCACTCGATCGGTTGTCCCAACCAATCTGGGAGACGAAATCTCCGCACATGCTGCAATGGCGGTGGGCGCATACGATGAGGCACTCAGTCGGATTTCTCGGCACATGAATGGTGACGACGGCGTCGTCCGATTGGCCTGTCTGCCGTCGGTGACTGCGGCGTTGCTTCCTGCTGTGATCTCCGACTTTCGGCGCGACCTACCGCAGGTCGGGCTGAAGATCCATGACGAGCCGCAGGAGAAGGTTGCGGAGAAGATACTCAACGGCACTGTGGACCTGGGGATTCTGGCAATCGATTCAACTATCCCGCCCGAGCTTGAGGCGGAAGAGGTGACATCGGATCGGCTTGTCGCGATTGTGCCTGAGGGTCATCCATTCGCCCGATGCGATGAACTCATATGGAACGATTTCGCCCGGGAGAACTTCATCGCTTTCGACTCTGTGACGAGTATCGGCCCATTGGTCGGCCACGCTTTTGCCAAGCATGATGTCGCCGTCGAGACTGTGCAATCAGCACGCAGCATTCCAGCGGTCGGTGGTCTGGTATCGGCAGGTCTCGGAGTCTCCGTGGTGCCTGAGATGGTTGTTCCGTTGGTGAAGTTCGAAGGCATTGAGAGTGTGCCGATCACCCCGCCCATCGAACGAGTTCTGGTTGTTGTCCATCGCAAGCGTGGGCCACTACCTGCTGTGGTCGAACGGTTTCGGCAGCGTCTGCTGACATAG
- the trpS gene encoding tryptophan--tRNA ligase, producing the protein MDSLTATFERMPQLRADIDTHPGLFRMLTGERPTGPLHLGHLFGSVLERVRLQNLGIETFIVIADYQVITDRATSASVRDNVRQAIMDYLAAGIDPTQTTIFTHSAVPALNQLLLPFLSLVTDSELRRNPTVKSELAASERPLSGLLLTYPVHQAADILFCKGNLVPVGKDNLPHVEITRTVARRFNERYGTDSSTIFPEPEALLTTTPELPGLDGRKMSKSYGNAISLGMSADETVATIRRTQTDSQRHITFDPDTRPGVSALLSTASVCTGEPPEAIAASIADAGAGALKSHVAEVVNEYLADHRTRRAELEADLAEVMRILDAGNVRANAIAEATLAEVRTAMGMDY; encoded by the coding sequence ATGGATTCACTCACCGCCACTTTCGAACGCATGCCGCAGCTGCGCGCCGACATCGACACCCATCCCGGCCTATTCCGCATGCTCACCGGAGAACGACCCACCGGGCCACTCCACCTCGGGCACCTCTTCGGATCGGTGCTCGAACGTGTGCGTCTGCAGAACCTCGGCATCGAGACGTTCATCGTCATCGCCGACTATCAGGTGATCACGGACCGGGCCACCTCGGCGAGTGTCCGCGATAACGTCCGTCAGGCGATCATGGACTACCTCGCGGCAGGCATCGACCCGACGCAGACGACGATCTTCACTCATTCGGCTGTGCCCGCGCTCAACCAGCTGCTGTTGCCGTTCCTCAGCCTCGTCACCGACTCCGAACTGCGGCGCAATCCGACGGTCAAGTCCGAACTCGCCGCCTCCGAGCGACCGCTCAGCGGACTCCTGCTCACCTACCCGGTCCACCAGGCCGCGGACATCCTCTTCTGCAAGGGCAACCTCGTGCCGGTCGGCAAGGACAACCTGCCGCACGTCGAAATCACCCGGACCGTCGCCCGCCGCTTCAACGAACGCTACGGGACCGATTCGAGCACGATCTTCCCCGAACCGGAGGCCCTGCTCACCACCACTCCCGAACTCCCTGGACTCGACGGGCGGAAGATGTCGAAGAGCTACGGCAACGCCATCTCGCTGGGCATGAGCGCCGACGAGACGGTCGCGACCATCCGCCGGACCCAGACCGACTCACAGCGGCACATCACCTTCGACCCCGACACCCGTCCTGGAGTCTCGGCTTTGCTGTCCACGGCGTCGGTGTGCACCGGTGAGCCACCCGAGGCCATCGCGGCCTCCATCGCCGACGCGGGTGCCGGGGCGCTGAAGAGCCACGTCGCCGAGGTGGTCAACGAATACCTCGCCGACCATCGAACCCGTCGCGCCGAGCTGGAGGCGGACCTCGCCGAGGTGATGCGCATCCTGGACGCCGGCAATGTGCGGGCCAATGCTATCGCCGAGGCGACGCTTGCCGAGGTGCGCACGGCGATGGGGATGGACTACTGA
- a CDS encoding AtuA-related protein, translated as MTAVDELATVRTGDKGDTLILGVIAHDQAAYGLLDTGLTGERVAEHFGLSAAAVRRSELPGLRSFSFELSGMLGGGVTGSPSLDGHGKALSYHLLTLQI; from the coding sequence ATGACTGCCGTTGACGAGCTCGCTACGGTGAGGACCGGCGACAAGGGAGACACACTCATCCTCGGCGTCATCGCTCACGACCAAGCTGCATACGGCCTTCTGGACACGGGTCTCACCGGCGAGAGAGTCGCGGAACATTTCGGACTGTCAGCCGCGGCGGTCCGACGCAGCGAACTGCCTGGTCTGCGTTCGTTCAGCTTCGAGCTCTCCGGGATGCTCGGGGGTGGAGTCACCGGCTCGCCAAGTCTCGACGGACACGGAAAGGCCCTGAGCTACCACCTGCTCACACTGCAGATCTGA
- a CDS encoding VOC family protein produces MSAHFNHTIIAATDPAESAQFYVDILEAEHTTSWGVFSNIVLSDGVMLQFASPPPGFDILPVHMAFLCTEEHFDRAVDLLKTRGLDFWADPQRTRLHETNEEHGGRGVYFLDPSGMYLELITKPYL; encoded by the coding sequence ATGTCAGCACACTTCAATCACACCATCATCGCGGCAACTGACCCTGCTGAGTCGGCGCAGTTCTACGTCGATATCCTCGAGGCCGAGCACACCACCTCGTGGGGAGTCTTCTCCAACATCGTGCTCTCAGACGGGGTGATGCTCCAGTTCGCCTCTCCCCCGCCTGGGTTCGACATCCTCCCGGTCCACATGGCGTTCCTCTGTACCGAGGAGCACTTCGACCGAGCCGTCGACCTGTTGAAAACGCGTGGCCTCGATTTCTGGGCCGATCCGCAGCGGACCCGTCTGCACGAAACGAATGAGGAGCACGGCGGTCGCGGCGTCTATTTCCTCGACCCGTCGGGCATGTACTTGGAGCTCATCACCAAGCCGTACCTGTAA